The following DNA comes from Bacteroidales bacterium.
AATTTACCAGAACCCGCCCTTATAAAGTTTAATCTTAGTCATAAATAAAAATATTATGGAAATTAATCAAAAAAATATTATAATATTACTACTATTAGTATTTACCTTCGTTAGTTGCAACCTAAAAGTGAACAACAAAAGAGATTTTAAAGAATTAGTAAATAAATATAGAAATAAAAAACTTATTACTATAATTCCCGATAGCGTATTTTATAATAAAGAATATATTGCTTTTGATCAAACTAATCTTTCAAATAATTCTAATTTGAAAATCATCACATATATAGACGGACGATGCCATGAATGCATTAAATCATTTAAACAATGGAAAAATTTGATAAAAATAGCCCAAAAGAATATAAATTTTAATATTCTTTTTTACGTAAAAACTAATAATGTAAATGAATTCAAAAAATATTATTATCCAAAAAGCCTTCATAATTATCCAATAATAATTGTTGAAAATAATAATATATTAAAAAAAAATAATTTAACAGACTTTGATGATCCAAAAACATTTCTGTTAGATAAAAATAATAAAATAATTTTAATTGGCAATCCTCTTCATGGTGACAAACTCATGAAACTATATAAGCAAGAAATTAACAAAAGACTAGAGAAAAATTAAGCATTTAAATATACTGTTGGATATAATTTTAAAACAAATAAAATAACCTAAAATGAGGTTTTGTAAGTGGGTAATCCAGCTTATAATGAAGAACTAATGTAATTATATAAGCAAGAGATTGAAAAAAGAATTGGAAAATAATCCTCTATGGTTGAATTGATAACTTTTCAGTAGTTGAGCAAGAGAATTCAGATATCGATATTTTTAGTAATGTCCAGAGGATCATAGCCCAAGTGCCTGATAACAAAAGCATGTTCATGAACAATGCACCAAGAGATGCATATATAAAATTTTATTTGACTCTCATCCTATTGGCTGGTATACTGGTCCTTTTTATTGTATGGACAGGCTGGTTAAAACCGGTTGGGTTAATTGGTTTGTTGTTGGTAATGGCAGTGTTCCCCGAAAAAACCAAAAAAATCCCAAGCGTCATACGCTCCAATTACTGGTTCAAAACTCCGCTCTACCTTATTTTAGCCTTTTTGCTGGCCATCTTTTTCCGGGTTTTTGTGGCCGAGGTGTATACCATCCCAAGCAGTTCAATGGAACAAACCCTTCTGCCGGGAGATAAGGTGCTGGTAAGTAAGCTCCGGTACGGGCCTTACCTGCCCGCTTCACTGAAAGAGGTGCCCTGGCTGAACGTGTTTTATTCCGGGAATAACCAAAAGCAAAGCAAATACCGGGAAACTGGCAGGCGCTTGAAAGTTTGCGGCCAGTTTCAAAGAAACGATGTAATTGTTTTTAAGCATCCTCAAAGTCACCAGGCATACATTAAACGTTGTGTGGGTCTGCCCGGAGACAGCCTGCGGCTTAGAGGAGAAACCCTTTATGCAAACGGAAAACAGGTGCAGCTTCCCCCTACTTTGAAACACGATTACCTGATCGATACACAGGCCAAGGAAAAGCTGAAGAGCTGGATGAAAAATCAAAATGCCAGTTTGAAGATCCTGCCCAAAGAAAAAATGAAAGCCAATCTGACCCTGGCTGCAAAAACAAAGCTCCGGGCTCTTCCATGGCTCGATTCCC
Coding sequences within:
- the lepB gene encoding signal peptidase I; the protein is MNNAPRDAYIKFYLTLILLAGILVLFIVWTGWLKPVGLIGLLLVMAVFPEKTKKIPSVIRSNYWFKTPLYLILAFLLAIFFRVFVAEVYTIPSSSMEQTLLPGDKVLVSKLRYGPYLPASLKEVPWLNVFYSGNNQKQSKYRETGRRLKVCGQFQRNDVIVFKHPQSHQAYIKRCVGLPGDSLRLRGETLYANGKQVQLPPTLKHDYLIDTQAKEKLKSWMKNQNASLKILPKEKMKANLTLAAKTKLRALPWLDSLVLMTDSVKNHVYERKDRPNYRILQREGRSGLIYGDSLNTGWKDFSFGPLYIPKEGATIRLNEKNLELYRHTIERHEGHQIKQNKEQILIDGNKRDHYRFTRNYYFMLGDNRCHSSDSRSWGFVPESHIIGKAEFILFSNWHGKVKWKRFFKGIK